Part of the Plasmodium malariae genome assembly, chromosome: 9 genome is shown below.
caaatatgtaaaaaattagttacaaaaaaaaaaaaaaaaaatggaataatacAAAACAATGATTAAGAGTACGTGCATTAGATCTTctttaattacaaaaatttccTTTCTTCGAAAAagagttataaaaaaatatatctcaGGGGagatgtatacatatacataaatacgcacatacgtacatatatacgaatatatatactaacgGGTACACTCAAATGAggttcataaaatataacaaaaaatgtgTAACGTGATAAGAGgcgtaaaaaaatttcacgAAGAATGAGCAAGGAACAGCTAATATCAGAtacaaaaattttctaaaaaatgttttacataaataaaattcttcAATAAAGAGAAAACGCTATATTTTTACTCAGTACTTACTCCTAACTCCTTTTTGAATAAAACAACAAATATTAAGAGCAAAAGGGATGAAGGAGTTAATGAATGGATCACTACACTctattactaaaaaaaaaaaaaaaaaaaaaaaaaacttgtttgtattaaaaaataaatatggaaAACAATTAAGtgttatatgaaaatacacaaaaaaatattacatatacagttatttattttttattattatttttttttctctcttttaaaaattaattcataaGAATAAAAGACTTAGTAAAcctataataagaaaaagatgATACACTTTTCACAAgtgatataaatatgtatcatttatatatttttttcattaattagtTTTTTACTAAATTGTTTAATCATATTTTAACAGCTAAGGATTTTATGTTCCTAATTTCAcacatagaaaaaaattaaaaaaaaaaaaattgtgtatatacatagtacttttatttatatatacaagggaaatttttttttttttttttttaacactCCTTAGAAATATACATCAATTATTTTGCTTGTTCATTCGCgcacatataatatatatatatatatatatatatatatatatatatatatatatatgtatgtattaatatatgtattaatatatgtattacacGAGGGattgtaattaaaaattaagatgTAGGAAATCGAATAGGGAATTACAAAGAAATGCAATATGAGTACTCGTATTTCAgtatttcatatattgtaacatctttcaaaaattagcaattttttttttttttttttttttattattattgctattatttttttaacgcCGAAATTACAAAAGAGAAGGGAAAGGCTAGTATAATTAACATTGCTCAGTAGTTCTTACGCCAAAAACCCATCGTACATTACAGTAGGAatgtaacaaaatataagagTAATCTAATCGGTTGTCATTTTGGTAGTTACTAAAACTATGTTTGCCTATTTTGCTAActtgtatgtgtgtgtgcaTGTTTAGTGTTTACTAGTTACTATTGTTCTCTACTCACCGTTCACTGTttaatttgattttttttattatttcctttcCCCTGTTTCCCCTCAGAATTGTGGAAACCGTACGGACCaatgcaaaatttttttagtttaagAATTTATGCTCAACCGAAGTGTAAGAgtataaatggaaaaaattttaatattttatttagagATGATGTTTGTTATTGGGAAAGTATATACGCACATGTGTGACCATGCACATATCCACACTAACTGCAAACGTATTTGCGCTTCTCATTTTattcgcttttttttttttttaggtaAAAATTGAATCAATTCACTTCGCAAGTGTAGCACATTTTCCAGTATCAACGTGAAATCGCTtccaacaaaaaaaaaaaaaaaagaaatagaagtAGAAGTAGAAATAGAAGTAGAAATAGAAGTAGAAGTAGAAGTAGAAGTAGAAGTAGAAATAGAAGTAGAAATAGAAGTAGAAGTAGAAATAGAAGTAGAAGTAGAAATAGAagtagaaatagaaaaaagagGTTGAAAAATTAAGAGAAACAAACAAGATAAACAAAAAGGTTCtgcaaaataaagaatagtGAAACAGATAACCGCAAACAATTGCAAACAACGTGATGAACATAACACCTGAAAAAAACTCAAACACAGAAGATTGCATGTTTTGTCGAGTTACAGGTACGCTAGTATTTGGAAGTCtatcattttattcatttctaaaatttttacaagcCGAAAAAAGAACAGgtgataaaaaattttttgggTTAATTTCTCTTTGTTTTAGTTTCCTAGCAATATATAGAGCAAGTAGTACATCTAAGCCGATCTTAAATAAAACAACTAAAAATGTTAAACAACAATAATGAGAACTTACTTAGTTtcaaaaacataataaacaATAGTGAAAATAGGAATAGAGATGAAAATATGAACCATTTCTTTGATTCTTATAACAACACATCGATGGCATTAGAGGCAAGTAAAAGAAATACCATTCCGTACAACGAGACTCAGAACGTTGGCGATATTAATACGAACATGTATAGCCATAATAACACAAACAACAGTATCAGCGGTAACAATGGCAGTAACAGTAACTGCAATCAGGGGAACAAGGTCGGtgtagaaaataaaacagaacAATTGGAAATGTTTGTT
Proteins encoded:
- the PmUG01_09030100 gene encoding heat shock factor-binding protein 1, putative; this translates as MNHFFDSYNNTSMALEASKRNTIPYNETQNVGDINTNMYSHNNTNNSISGNNGSNSNCNQGNKVGVENKTEQLEMFVENMLNELKSKMQNLSNNLLSKVDSMEKSLDDLENIMIDFSNKRNS
- the PmUG01_09030000 gene encoding conserved Plasmodium protein, unknown function, whose translation is MNITPEKNSNTEDCMFCRVTGTLVFGSLSFYSFLKFLQAEKRTGDKKFFGLISLCFSFLAIYRASSTSKPILNKTTKNVKQQ